One window of the Meiothermus sp. CFH 77666 genome contains the following:
- a CDS encoding M3 family metallopeptidase — protein MSENPLLEIRYDIPFDEIQPQHIEPAIQTLLARAEEEFQAILKVEGPRTFENTLLALDRLGETLGYAFTLVAHLESVVSSPELRAAYNAIIPSISAFSTRVQISAELYEALKAFAATPEAAQLSPDWARFLKLRLDEFRRQGADLPPDKKARLEALNTRLSEITTQFEQNLTDSTADWELYLDETQVAGLPRSALEAARQSARSRGREGYRFTLQQPSFLAIQTYLDDPAIRKQVYLAYYTRATEPGRDNRPLIDEILALRREKAALLGYANFADYVLENRMAGKAETALRFEQDLRAAYEPYFHKEIEALQAFRREMEGPQAPPLAPWDIAYYAEKQRKALYDFDEEELRPYFALPRVLEGLFEIVRRVFGLEVLEVEGIKTWHPEVKTYEIYRKGQRICRFFTDWHPRENKRGGAWMNSLIRGVRSGETTEPHLGLMCGNLTPPVGNQPALLTHREVETVFHEFGHLLHLALSSVEARSLVGTQVARDFVELPSQIMENWCWEREALDLFARHYLTGEPIPDALFEKMLRARNYWAANLGMRQLSFGMLDLALHVHYTPSDGDVMQYARQVMQPFVPAPLPEDYAFVAGFAHLFGHPVGYAAGYYSYKWSEVLDADAFSRFKTEGIFNRQTGEDFITHILSKGNAVDPAELFRRFLGRDPDSKALLARSGLLD, from the coding sequence ATGTCGGAGAACCCTTTGCTGGAGATTCGCTACGATATTCCGTTTGACGAAATCCAGCCCCAGCACATCGAACCCGCCATCCAGACCCTGCTCGCCCGAGCCGAAGAAGAGTTTCAGGCCATCCTGAAGGTGGAGGGGCCGCGCACCTTCGAGAATACCCTGCTGGCCCTGGATCGGCTGGGAGAGACCCTGGGCTATGCCTTTACCCTGGTAGCCCACCTCGAGAGCGTGGTCTCGAGCCCCGAGCTGCGGGCCGCCTACAATGCCATCATCCCTTCCATCAGCGCCTTCAGCACCAGGGTGCAGATTTCCGCCGAACTGTACGAGGCCCTCAAGGCCTTTGCCGCGACCCCCGAAGCCGCCCAGCTCTCGCCGGACTGGGCCCGTTTCCTCAAGCTCCGCCTGGACGAGTTCCGCCGTCAGGGAGCCGACCTCCCGCCCGATAAAAAGGCCCGCCTCGAGGCCCTCAACACCCGCCTTTCGGAGATTACCACCCAGTTCGAGCAAAACCTCACCGACTCCACCGCCGACTGGGAGCTTTACCTGGACGAAACCCAGGTGGCCGGGCTACCCAGGAGTGCCCTCGAGGCCGCCCGCCAGAGTGCCCGCTCCAGGGGACGGGAGGGCTACCGCTTCACCCTGCAACAGCCCAGCTTTCTGGCCATCCAGACCTATCTGGACGACCCCGCCATCCGCAAACAGGTCTACCTGGCCTACTACACCCGCGCCACCGAACCAGGCCGCGACAACCGCCCGCTGATTGATGAAATCCTGGCCCTGCGACGCGAGAAGGCCGCGCTGCTGGGCTACGCCAATTTTGCCGACTACGTGCTGGAAAACCGCATGGCGGGCAAGGCCGAAACCGCCCTGCGCTTCGAGCAGGACTTGCGGGCCGCCTACGAGCCCTACTTCCACAAGGAAATTGAAGCCTTGCAGGCTTTCCGGCGAGAAATGGAGGGCCCCCAGGCACCCCCCCTGGCGCCCTGGGACATCGCCTACTACGCCGAAAAACAGCGCAAAGCCCTCTACGACTTCGACGAAGAAGAGTTGCGCCCTTACTTTGCCCTGCCACGGGTGCTCGAGGGCCTTTTTGAGATTGTTCGGCGGGTGTTTGGCCTGGAGGTGCTCGAGGTCGAGGGGATCAAAACCTGGCACCCTGAGGTCAAGACCTACGAGATTTACCGCAAGGGCCAGCGAATCTGCCGTTTCTTCACCGACTGGCACCCCCGCGAGAACAAGCGCGGCGGGGCCTGGATGAACTCGCTCATCCGGGGGGTGCGCTCCGGCGAGACCACCGAGCCCCACCTGGGCCTGATGTGCGGCAACCTGACGCCCCCGGTGGGCAACCAGCCCGCCCTGCTCACCCACCGCGAGGTCGAAACCGTCTTCCACGAGTTCGGCCACCTGCTGCACCTGGCCCTCTCGAGCGTCGAGGCGCGGAGCCTGGTAGGCACCCAGGTCGCCCGCGACTTTGTGGAGCTGCCCAGCCAGATCATGGAGAACTGGTGCTGGGAACGCGAGGCCCTGGACCTGTTTGCCCGCCACTACCTGACCGGTGAGCCCATCCCCGATGCACTTTTTGAAAAGATGCTGCGGGCCCGCAACTACTGGGCCGCCAACCTGGGGATGCGGCAGTTGTCCTTTGGCATGCTCGACCTTGCCCTGCATGTGCACTACACCCCCAGCGATGGCGATGTGATGCAGTACGCCCGGCAGGTTATGCAGCCTTTTGTACCGGCTCCCCTCCCCGAGGATTATGCCTTTGTGGCCGGGTTTGCCCATCTCTTCGGACATCCCGTAGGCTATGCGGCGGGCTACTACTCCTATAAATGGTCGGAGGTGCTCGACGCCGACGCTTTCTCGCGCTTCAAGACTGAGGGCATCTTCAATCGCCAGACCGGCGAGGACTTCATTACCCACATCCTGAGCAAGGGCAACGCGGTAGACCCCGCCGAGCTCTTCCGCCGCTTCCTGGGCCGCGACCCCGACTCCAAGGCCCTGCTGGCCCGTTCGGGGTTGTTGGACTGA
- a CDS encoding NAD(P)-dependent oxidoreductase, which yields MIQNLKELRFSPDVVLRVLADQLMVAGSFAAALLIHLLLAYNGAGSNPSLLGQYAQVYAQNIWILMLVSFGIFAANGFYTRGRAYRGRYKMLVVAQAVALAYLVYGFTAFMIPAVTDPPSLVVFLGFLFTLALTLGSRAWVHYWFVVELGRKARAEAKASPIPNLYTNDRTILVIGGAGYIGSGLLPRLLERGYKVRLLDLLMFGKEPIAHVLHHPNLEIIQADFRQVDKVVEAMRGVDTVVHLGGLVGDPACALDENLTIEINLVATRTIAEIAKGMHVRRFIFASTCSVYGASDMVLNERSSLNPVSLYARSKIASEQVLHKLQSDDFSVVILRFGTIYGLSGRTRFDLVVNLLTAKAVVDKKITVFGGDQWRPFVHVDDAARAVMLAVEALKERVHNETFNVGGNDGNMTLGMVGELVKKLVPDAELIDSGRDGDRRNYRVDFSKIRNLLGFVPEWTVEKGIQQVIDALRSGKVRDYRASMYSNVKYLTEDTASESVKQYYLGWEKDLIERAHLQNITEEKPPITTPQA from the coding sequence ATGATTCAGAATTTGAAGGAATTGCGCTTTAGCCCCGATGTGGTGCTGCGAGTTCTAGCCGACCAGCTCATGGTCGCAGGAAGTTTTGCGGCGGCGCTGCTGATTCACTTGCTCCTGGCCTATAACGGAGCGGGTTCCAATCCCAGCCTGTTGGGGCAGTATGCTCAGGTGTATGCCCAAAACATCTGGATTCTGATGCTGGTTAGCTTTGGCATTTTTGCCGCCAACGGCTTCTATACCAGGGGTCGTGCCTACCGGGGTCGTTACAAAATGCTGGTGGTAGCTCAGGCAGTAGCCCTGGCGTACTTGGTATATGGTTTCACCGCTTTCATGATTCCTGCCGTGACCGATCCACCCAGCTTGGTGGTGTTTTTGGGCTTTCTCTTCACGCTAGCACTTACCCTGGGCTCCCGTGCCTGGGTACATTACTGGTTTGTTGTGGAACTGGGGCGCAAAGCTAGGGCCGAGGCCAAGGCCAGTCCCATCCCCAACCTCTACACTAACGATCGCACCATCTTGGTGATTGGGGGTGCGGGTTATATCGGCTCTGGCTTGCTGCCAAGGCTGTTGGAGCGAGGTTACAAGGTGCGCCTGCTAGACCTGCTGATGTTCGGCAAGGAGCCCATTGCGCACGTCCTGCACCACCCCAACCTGGAAATCATTCAGGCCGACTTCCGCCAGGTAGACAAAGTGGTGGAGGCCATGCGCGGGGTGGACACCGTGGTACATCTGGGTGGCCTGGTAGGCGATCCGGCCTGTGCACTGGATGAAAATCTCACCATCGAAATCAATCTAGTAGCTACCCGCACTATTGCCGAAATAGCCAAGGGTATGCATGTACGGCGTTTCATCTTCGCCAGTACCTGTTCGGTGTACGGTGCTAGCGACATGGTGCTCAACGAGCGGAGCAGTTTGAACCCGGTTTCGTTGTATGCTCGCAGCAAGATTGCCTCTGAGCAGGTACTGCACAAGCTCCAGAGCGATGACTTCTCAGTGGTCATTCTCCGCTTTGGCACCATCTACGGCCTCTCGGGCCGCACCCGCTTTGATTTGGTTGTCAATCTGCTCACTGCAAAGGCCGTTGTGGATAAGAAGATCACGGTGTTTGGGGGAGACCAGTGGCGGCCTTTTGTCCATGTGGACGATGCTGCGCGGGCGGTGATGCTGGCGGTGGAGGCTCTAAAGGAGCGTGTCCACAACGAGACTTTTAATGTGGGCGGCAACGACGGCAACATGACCCTGGGGATGGTTGGCGAGCTGGTCAAGAAGCTGGTGCCTGATGCTGAGCTAATTGATTCGGGCCGTGATGGTGACCGGCGCAACTACCGCGTAGACTTCTCCAAGATTCGTAATCTGTTGGGTTTTGTGCCAGAATGGACGGTAGAAAAAGGCATTCAGCAGGTGATTGATGCCCTGCGGAGCGGCAAGGTACGGGACTACCGGGCCTCGATGTACTCCAACGTCAAGTATCTCACCGAGGATACTGCCTCGGAGTCGGTCAAGCAGTACTACCTGGGCTGGGAGAAAGACCTGATCGAGCGGGCCCATCTGCAAAACATCACCGAGGAAAAACCCCCCATCACGACCCCCCAGGCTTGA
- a CDS encoding DegT/DnrJ/EryC1/StrS aminotransferase family protein gives MLKNPVTITPFAPWPYFEPDEIEAAVRVLQSGKVNYWTGQEGRLFEREFAEYVGTKHAIALHNGTVAIELALYAMGVGEGDEVITTPRTFIASASAAVMRGARPIMADVDRESGLITAETIEKVITPRTKAIVVVHLAGWPADMDPIMELARKHNLWVIEDCAQAHGAKYKGKSVGSIGHAGAWSFCQDKILTTGGEGGMLTLNDDELWSKAWSFKDHGKSYDAVYNRQHPPGFRWLHEDFGTNWRMLEVQSAIGRVILRKLDGWIEKRRANAHYLSERFRQIPALRVPEVPSELYHAYYKYYVYVRPEMLKPGWSRDRIMVAISEAGIPCTTGSCGEIYLEKAFTKRGWQPAERLPVARELGETSLMFLVHPTLSMEHIQATADVVEQVMLEASR, from the coding sequence ATGTTGAAAAATCCCGTTACAATCACACCTTTTGCTCCCTGGCCCTACTTTGAGCCCGATGAAATAGAGGCAGCAGTCAGGGTGCTTCAGTCCGGCAAGGTGAATTACTGGACGGGCCAGGAAGGCCGCCTGTTCGAGCGCGAATTCGCTGAATATGTGGGTACCAAGCACGCCATTGCCCTGCACAACGGTACGGTAGCGATTGAACTGGCACTGTACGCGATGGGTGTGGGGGAAGGAGATGAAGTCATCACTACCCCGCGCACCTTCATTGCCTCGGCCAGCGCCGCGGTGATGCGGGGCGCTAGACCTATCATGGCCGACGTGGATCGCGAAAGTGGCTTGATTACTGCCGAGACCATCGAGAAGGTCATCACCCCCCGCACCAAGGCCATCGTCGTGGTGCACCTGGCAGGCTGGCCTGCGGACATGGATCCCATCATGGAGCTGGCCCGCAAACACAACCTGTGGGTGATTGAGGACTGCGCCCAGGCCCACGGGGCCAAGTACAAGGGCAAGAGTGTGGGCTCCATCGGCCATGCGGGGGCCTGGTCGTTTTGCCAGGACAAGATTCTCACCACCGGCGGCGAGGGCGGGATGCTCACCCTGAATGACGACGAGCTGTGGAGCAAGGCCTGGAGCTTCAAGGATCATGGCAAGAGCTACGATGCGGTTTACAACCGCCAGCATCCTCCGGGCTTCCGCTGGTTACACGAAGATTTTGGTACCAACTGGCGCATGCTCGAGGTACAGTCAGCCATTGGCCGGGTCATCTTGCGCAAGCTGGATGGCTGGATCGAGAAGCGCCGCGCGAATGCCCATTACCTGAGCGAACGTTTCCGGCAGATCCCTGCCCTGCGTGTGCCGGAGGTGCCATCTGAGCTATATCATGCTTATTACAAGTATTACGTCTATGTGCGCCCCGAGATGCTCAAGCCAGGCTGGAGCCGGGATCGCATCATGGTGGCCATTTCCGAAGCCGGTATTCCATGCACTACAGGAAGCTGTGGGGAGATTTACCTCGAGAAAGCCTTCACCAAGCGCGGCTGGCAGCCCGCCGAACGCCTGCCGGTGGCCAGGGAGCTAGGTGAAACTTCATTGATGTTCCTGGTGCACCCCACCCTGAGCATGGAGCATATCCAGGCTACCGCTGATGTGGTCGAACAGGTGATGCTAGAGGCTTCGCGCTAA
- a CDS encoding MraY family glycosyltransferase, translating into MVDWYLLFLTILTAVLLVGLSIPLAMALGIVDRPGAIKIHSKATPRLGGVGIVATIVLWGWYSGTLTGWALLGLLIIATTGLLDDRYNLSPKVRLAAELLAGMALGGYFWPQLGWTGLLLAVILVPVVSNAVNLIDGMNGLASGNAMISAAGLALMLWSMQQEAMLAIIVVGSLVGFLVWNFPKAKTFMGDCGSLSTGYMLAVLLMLSATHGWVTFLAAGVMVSFPLYDMVVGIVRRWRRGKPIFDGDRDHTYDRLDQLYVRDPAKTVLVVWAITAILVKVGLIVSNAVLLVGVSLIFLVVAFLFWSAYRLGAL; encoded by the coding sequence GTGGTGGACTGGTACTTGTTGTTCTTAACGATTTTGACAGCAGTTTTGCTGGTGGGCCTGTCCATTCCTCTGGCCATGGCCTTAGGGATTGTGGATCGGCCGGGTGCTATCAAGATTCATTCCAAGGCCACCCCCCGTCTGGGGGGAGTGGGCATTGTGGCCACCATCGTCCTGTGGGGTTGGTACTCCGGCACCCTAACGGGATGGGCCCTGCTGGGCCTGTTGATCATCGCCACCACCGGCCTCCTCGACGATCGTTACAACCTTTCGCCCAAGGTGCGCCTGGCGGCAGAGCTTTTAGCCGGAATGGCACTGGGAGGTTATTTCTGGCCCCAGCTGGGCTGGACTGGACTCTTGTTGGCTGTGATTCTGGTGCCGGTTGTGTCTAATGCAGTCAACCTGATTGATGGGATGAACGGTTTAGCTTCCGGCAACGCCATGATCTCAGCTGCCGGGCTAGCCCTTATGCTCTGGTCTATGCAACAGGAGGCCATGCTGGCCATCATTGTGGTAGGCAGTCTGGTGGGCTTTCTGGTGTGGAATTTCCCAAAGGCCAAAACATTTATGGGCGATTGCGGAAGTCTTTCGACGGGCTACATGCTGGCCGTGCTGTTGATGCTCTCCGCTACCCACGGCTGGGTCACTTTTCTGGCCGCTGGGGTTATGGTGAGCTTCCCACTCTACGATATGGTGGTGGGGATTGTCCGGCGCTGGCGGCGGGGCAAGCCCATTTTTGACGGAGATCGCGATCACACCTATGACCGACTGGATCAGCTTTATGTGCGCGACCCTGCTAAGACCGTGCTGGTCGTCTGGGCAATTACGGCCATTTTGGTCAAAGTGGGTCTGATTGTCAGCAACGCTGTTTTGCTGGTAGGAGTTTCTTTGATCTTCTTGGTGGTGGCTTTTTTATTCTGGTCAGCCTATCGGCTAGGGGCCCTCTGA
- a CDS encoding glycosyltransferase family 4 protein, translating into MPKLLIVATTALFFTEFLLPYARHFRRLGWQVDGAAAGASTCEQSRAVFDRLFEVQMSRKAHDPRNLLLGLRELRSLVEREGYDIVHVHTPVAAFVTRLALRTWQARGRGKLIYTAHGFHFHPRGHPLKNALFYALEWLGARYTDYLVVMNEADRQAACRLVGPERTVYMPGIGVDLDFYSGRRVPPEAVARLRESLGLGPAQPYLLMIAEFIPRKRHRDALEAFALLGHPTAHLVLAGEGVLLEEMKALAARLGLVRRVHFLGFRRDIPTLIQGAVATLLPSEQEGLPRAIMESFCLGVPVIGADVRGIRELLQGGAGLLHPLGDVPALARAMRFVLENLEESRKMGHLGQERVKAYDLRNILRLHEELYARALGKPTALEAV; encoded by the coding sequence ATGCCCAAGCTGCTTATCGTCGCTACCACCGCCTTATTTTTCACCGAATTTCTGTTGCCCTACGCCCGGCATTTCCGGCGGCTGGGCTGGCAGGTAGATGGGGCTGCCGCCGGGGCTTCTACCTGTGAACAGTCCAGGGCGGTTTTCGACCGGCTTTTCGAAGTGCAGATGTCACGCAAGGCCCATGACCCGCGCAATCTGCTCCTGGGTTTGCGCGAGCTGCGCAGCCTGGTAGAAAGGGAGGGCTACGACATCGTCCACGTACACACCCCGGTGGCAGCCTTCGTCACCCGGCTGGCCTTGCGCACCTGGCAGGCTAGGGGCCGGGGTAAGCTGATCTACACCGCTCATGGCTTTCACTTCCACCCCCGGGGGCACCCCCTGAAGAACGCGCTTTTTTATGCCCTGGAGTGGCTGGGAGCGCGCTACACCGACTACCTGGTGGTGATGAACGAGGCCGATCGCCAAGCGGCGTGTCGTCTGGTAGGGCCGGAGCGGACGGTCTACATGCCGGGGATTGGGGTAGATCTGGACTTCTACTCCGGCCGCCGGGTACCACCCGAGGCGGTGGCGCGGCTGCGCGAGTCGCTGGGGCTGGGCCCGGCACAGCCCTACTTGCTCATGATTGCCGAGTTCATCCCCCGCAAGCGGCACCGCGACGCCCTCGAGGCTTTTGCACTGCTCGGCCATCCCACGGCCCACCTGGTTCTGGCCGGAGAGGGGGTTTTGCTGGAAGAAATGAAGGCCCTGGCCGCCAGGCTGGGTCTGGTGAGGCGGGTGCACTTTCTCGGTTTCCGCCGGGACATCCCGACCCTTATCCAAGGCGCTGTAGCGACGCTCTTACCTTCCGAGCAGGAGGGCCTGCCCAGGGCCATCATGGAGTCTTTTTGCTTGGGGGTTCCGGTCATCGGGGCCGATGTGCGCGGTATCCGTGAGCTGCTCCAAGGGGGGGCGGGCCTGCTTCATCCGCTGGGCGATGTACCCGCTTTGGCAAGGGCTATGCGTTTTGTGTTGGAAAACCTCGAGGAGAGCCGGAAGATGGGCCACCTGGGTCAGGAGCGGGTGAAAGCCTACGATTTGCGCAACATCCTTCGCTTGCATGAGGAGCTTTACGCTCGAGCGCTGGGGAAACCGACAGCGCTCGAGGCGGTTTAG
- a CDS encoding glycosyltransferase — protein sequence MNRRLLFLITSLTYGGAESQVVELALGFARAGWSVRVVCMTPLGPKARDLQAAGVPVDSLGMRPGLPDLRGFWRLVRILRGFRPLVLHAHMVHANLLARLARPWAWVPLLICTAHNIYEGGRWREMAYRLTDPLCDLTTQVSQAGLRRYLEIGAIAAGRGLFMPNGVDTRRFAPDDEARMALRREMGAEGVFVWLAAGRFTEAKDYPNLLRAFAEVVEDYPEARLWLVGQGELLLPMRELASSMRLAEHVEFLGARSDMPRLLNAADAYVMSSAWEGMPMVLLEAAAVGLPIVATDVGGNREVVQHGQSGLLVPPKDSARLAAAMRRLMQMPPSERAGMGRAGRAWVLEHYDLHGVIGRWEALYERLLAQKIPQALGER from the coding sequence ATGAACCGCCGCCTGTTGTTCCTCATCACCTCGCTCACCTACGGAGGGGCTGAGTCGCAGGTGGTCGAGCTGGCCCTGGGCTTTGCGCGGGCCGGCTGGTCGGTGCGGGTGGTCTGCATGACCCCCCTGGGCCCCAAAGCCCGGGATCTGCAGGCGGCCGGGGTTCCGGTGGACTCGCTGGGGATGCGGCCAGGTCTCCCCGACCTGCGGGGGTTCTGGCGTCTGGTGCGGATTCTGCGCGGGTTCAGGCCCTTGGTGCTGCACGCTCATATGGTGCACGCTAACCTTTTAGCCAGGCTGGCCCGACCTTGGGCTTGGGTGCCGCTCCTGATCTGTACGGCCCATAACATTTACGAAGGGGGACGCTGGCGCGAGATGGCCTACCGCCTGACCGACCCTCTTTGCGACCTGACCACCCAGGTTAGCCAAGCCGGGCTGCGGCGCTACCTGGAGATCGGGGCCATTGCAGCAGGCCGGGGCCTCTTCATGCCCAATGGGGTGGACACCCGGCGCTTTGCCCCCGACGATGAAGCCCGTATGGCTTTGCGACGGGAGATGGGCGCCGAGGGGGTCTTCGTCTGGCTGGCGGCGGGGCGGTTCACTGAGGCCAAGGACTACCCCAACCTGCTGCGTGCTTTTGCCGAGGTGGTGGAGGACTATCCCGAGGCCCGGTTGTGGCTGGTGGGCCAGGGGGAGCTGCTTCTGCCTATGCGCGAGCTGGCCAGCTCGATGCGGCTGGCGGAACATGTGGAGTTCCTGGGCGCGAGGAGCGATATGCCTCGCCTGCTAAATGCCGCCGATGCTTACGTGATGTCCTCGGCCTGGGAAGGAATGCCCATGGTTCTCTTAGAGGCGGCGGCGGTAGGGTTGCCCATCGTCGCTACCGATGTGGGCGGCAACCGGGAGGTGGTACAGCACGGCCAAAGCGGGCTGCTGGTGCCGCCAAAGGACAGCGCCCGGCTGGCCGCGGCCATGAGGCGGCTGATGCAGATGCCCCCCTCCGAGCGGGCGGGCATGGGCAGGGCAGGGCGCGCCTGGGTGCTCGAGCACTACGACCTTCACGGGGTCATCGGCCGCTGGGAGGCCCTCTATGAGCGCCTGCTGGCACAGAAAATACCCCAAGCCTTAGGAGAACGCTGA
- a CDS encoding O-antigen ligase family protein has protein sequence MARVAYGVLWLYVFTIPWENVLLIPGVGTLSRYVGILAAMVTLVYLFTSGRLRLHQVHLIALGFVLLAVISYFWSIAPQDTLERILQYGLLWIFFWALFAVLEDDRAVRGMLAAYVLGAYVAAGNTVQNYLSGSEVVYQRYAAANFDPGDLSFVLSIGIPLAWYLALREENSRWAWLYRLYPLIALGVVFLTAARAGLLGVATGLLFVVLTLPRASWRLKALTGALVALALVLIPLLVPPESFSRLATLLDEVSSGTLNDRTNIWAAGWQVFADHLLLGTGAGTFGVSLEFHPWFRQWVAPHNLFVAIAAEMGMAGLLLLLLLLGGVVACLRPMPGLERLLWAAVFAVLLLACMAQNWEWRKQTWFVLGMIVAHYGVLLQGGRVVLADYRDRLSRRPT, from the coding sequence GTGGCTCGAGTGGCTTACGGGGTTTTGTGGCTGTACGTGTTCACCATTCCCTGGGAGAACGTACTGCTGATCCCCGGAGTGGGCACCCTGAGCCGGTACGTGGGCATCCTGGCGGCTATGGTCACGCTGGTGTATCTATTCACTTCCGGGCGCCTGCGGCTCCACCAGGTGCACCTTATTGCCCTGGGCTTCGTGCTCTTGGCGGTGATCAGCTATTTCTGGAGCATCGCGCCCCAGGACACCCTCGAGCGCATTCTCCAGTACGGCTTGCTGTGGATCTTCTTCTGGGCCTTGTTTGCCGTACTGGAAGACGACAGGGCGGTGCGCGGAATGCTGGCGGCCTACGTACTGGGAGCCTATGTGGCGGCGGGCAACACCGTGCAAAACTACCTGAGCGGCAGCGAGGTGGTCTACCAGCGCTATGCGGCGGCCAACTTCGACCCCGGTGACCTTTCGTTCGTGCTGTCTATCGGCATCCCGCTGGCCTGGTACCTGGCCCTGCGTGAAGAGAACAGCCGCTGGGCCTGGCTTTACCGGCTCTACCCCCTGATAGCGCTGGGGGTGGTCTTCCTCACGGCGGCCCGTGCGGGCCTCCTGGGGGTGGCGACAGGGCTTTTATTTGTGGTGCTGACCCTGCCCAGGGCCTCCTGGAGGCTCAAGGCGCTGACCGGGGCTCTGGTGGCCCTGGCCCTGGTTTTGATCCCGCTTCTGGTACCCCCTGAGAGCTTCTCGCGGCTGGCCACCCTGCTCGATGAGGTCAGCAGCGGCACCCTCAACGACCGCACCAATATCTGGGCGGCTGGTTGGCAGGTGTTCGCCGACCATCTCCTCTTGGGCACCGGCGCGGGTACCTTTGGGGTTAGCTTGGAGTTTCACCCTTGGTTCCGGCAGTGGGTAGCCCCCCACAACCTGTTCGTAGCCATTGCCGCCGAGATGGGGATGGCGGGGCTTTTGTTGCTGCTATTGCTTTTGGGTGGGGTGGTGGCCTGCTTGCGGCCAATGCCGGGGCTCGAGCGGCTTCTGTGGGCAGCGGTCTTTGCCGTTTTGCTACTGGCCTGCATGGCCCAGAACTGGGAGTGGCGCAAGCAGACCTGGTTCGTATTGGGGATGATCGTGGCCCACTACGGGGTTCTGCTGCAGGGGGGGCGCGTCGTCCTCGCAGATTACAGGGATCGGCTCTCGAGGAGGCCTACATGA
- a CDS encoding glycosyltransferase — protein MTRERFAVYLPALLGGGAERSMLNLAIGMAEQDVDVDLVLAAATGPYLKMVPPQVRVVDLKARRVLSSLPALTRYLREEKPVGMVSALDHANVVALWARRLAGVSTRVAVCMQNTPTQDARHAPSLRGRLTPLAMRLFYPWAEGIVGVSQGVVDDFIKMTGIRQKVRVIHNPVVTPDLFRRAEEPVEHPWLQPGQPPVLLGVGRLTRQKNFPNLIRAFAEVRRHWPVRLLILGEGEDRPALEGLIRELGLEAEVGLPGFVQNPYAYMKRAAMFVLSSDWEGLPTVLIEALALGTPVVATDCPSGPREILQEGRLGRLVPVRDAAALARAIEATLSAPRQPVPPEAYAGYTLAVVIRQYLELLRGN, from the coding sequence ATGACTAGAGAACGATTTGCGGTCTATCTCCCAGCCTTGTTGGGGGGTGGGGCTGAGCGCTCAATGCTCAACTTGGCCATCGGGATGGCAGAGCAAGATGTAGACGTAGACCTGGTGCTGGCTGCAGCTACAGGCCCCTACCTGAAGATGGTACCCCCACAGGTTCGGGTAGTGGACTTGAAAGCAAGGCGGGTGCTGTCGAGTTTGCCAGCACTGACCCGCTATTTGCGGGAAGAAAAACCGGTGGGTATGGTCTCGGCCCTCGACCACGCCAACGTGGTGGCGCTCTGGGCCCGCCGTTTGGCCGGGGTTAGCACCCGAGTGGCGGTCTGCATGCAGAACACCCCCACCCAGGACGCCCGCCATGCCCCCTCCTTGCGGGGCCGTCTGACCCCTTTGGCCATGCGGCTCTTCTACCCCTGGGCCGAGGGCATTGTGGGGGTTTCGCAGGGGGTGGTGGACGACTTCATCAAGATGACCGGGATTCGCCAGAAGGTGAGGGTCATTCACAATCCGGTCGTGACCCCCGATCTCTTCAGACGGGCCGAGGAACCTGTCGAGCACCCCTGGCTCCAACCCGGTCAGCCCCCCGTTTTGCTGGGGGTGGGCCGCCTGACCCGGCAGAAGAACTTTCCCAACCTGATCCGCGCCTTCGCCGAGGTGCGCCGCCACTGGCCGGTTCGGCTGTTGATCTTGGGTGAGGGTGAGGATCGCCCGGCCCTGGAAGGCCTGATCCGGGAGCTGGGCCTGGAGGCCGAGGTAGGCCTGCCCGGGTTTGTGCAAAATCCATACGCCTACATGAAGCGGGCTGCTATGTTTGTCTTATCTTCCGATTGGGAGGGATTGCCTACGGTGCTTATTGAAGCTTTAGCCCTTGGAACCCCGGTGGTGGCTACCGACTGCCCCAGCGGGCCTAGGGAAATTTTGCAAGAAGGGCGGCTGGGCCGGCTGGTGCCGGTACGGGATGCGGCGGCGCTGGCCCGGGCCATTGAAGCCACCCTGTCGGCGCCCAGACAGCCCGTTCCACCGGAGGCTTACGCAGGCTACACCCTGGCGGTGGTGATACGGCAGTATCTGGAGCTATTGAGGGGGAATTAG